A part of Anaerotignum faecicola genomic DNA contains:
- a CDS encoding sigma factor-like helix-turn-helix DNA-binding protein, whose product MLTLQELKQVVSNREERRKVPSAKYLRENEVAVAKQRLMDCAEIIAYQTGYVLYCVGDYATVFPLFTCRDYVYEAERKIAVVEENFFDDQPWYVRLILEGEDRLWRNRETREHNNCVSYSCISEEWCELADKGQCLLEKIIAEETVRELMDLLTERQRQMIQRIYFQQKTQKEVSHELGITVPAVSKCISQAMQKMRNNSDNSARALEKETGSMPGKKPKERQRYMLRINDTLVEVTREVYLAWYQAGRKERYQVEKMQRNGVCSMEELQEKGYDCSFSVVSPEEIVIRLSEIQELEEALGYLTKEDAELITLLFFEEFTVKETAQYLGCCPKTIRNRRKKVLEKLKEQLENT is encoded by the coding sequence ATGCTTACATTGCAGGAATTGAAACAGGTTGTAAGTAACAGGGAAGAAAGAAGAAAGGTTCCGTCCGCTAAATATTTAAGAGAAAATGAGGTAGCAGTTGCGAAGCAGAGGTTGATGGATTGTGCGGAAATTATCGCATATCAGACCGGATATGTTCTCTATTGTGTGGGGGACTATGCAACGGTTTTTCCATTATTTACCTGTCGAGATTATGTATATGAAGCAGAAAGAAAAATAGCAGTTGTTGAGGAGAATTTTTTCGATGATCAACCCTGGTATGTAAGGCTGATATTAGAAGGCGAAGACCGGCTGTGGAGAAACAGGGAAACACGAGAACATAATAATTGTGTTTCATATAGCTGTATTTCTGAAGAATGGTGCGAGTTGGCAGATAAAGGACAATGTCTGCTTGAAAAAATCATTGCAGAGGAAACAGTCAGAGAGCTGATGGATTTGCTGACAGAGCGACAGAGACAGATGATCCAGCGTATTTATTTTCAGCAGAAAACACAAAAAGAAGTTTCGCATGAACTGGGTATTACAGTTCCGGCAGTATCAAAGTGTATTTCACAGGCAATGCAGAAAATGCGGAATAATTCGGATAACTCTGCCAGAGCATTGGAAAAGGAGACTGGAAGTATGCCTGGTAAAAAGCCAAAAGAAAGACAACGCTATATGCTGCGTATAAATGACACGCTTGTGGAAGTTACCAGGGAAGTATATTTGGCCTGGTATCAGGCTGGAAGAAAAGAGCGATACCAGGTTGAAAAAATGCAGAGGAATGGGGTATGCAGCATGGAGGAATTACAGGAAAAAGGCTATGACTGCTCTTTTTCGGTAGTATCACCGGAAGAAATCGTTATCAGACTGTCAGAAATACAGGAACTGGAAGAAGCTCTGGGATATTTGACTAAAGAGGATGCAGAACTGATAACACTATTGTTTTTTGAAGAATTTACAGTAAAAGAAACGGCACAGTATTTGGGGTGCTGCCCAAAGACGATTAGAAACCGGAGGAAGAAAGTATTGGAGAAGTTAAAAGAACAACTGGAAAACACATAA
- a CDS encoding Maff2 family mobile element protein: MAFFTSAINILQTLVVAIGAGLAVWGVINLLEGYGNDNPGAKSQGIKQLMAGGGVVLIGTQLVPLLANLF; the protein is encoded by the coding sequence ATGGCGTTTTTTACATCCGCAATTAATATTTTACAGACTCTGGTTGTTGCAATCGGAGCTGGTCTGGCAGTTTGGGGAGTTATCAATCTCCTGGAAGGATATGGAAATGACAATCCCGGAGCCAAGTCCCAGGGAATCAAGCAGCTTATGGCAGGTGGAGGTGTCGTTCTGATCGGTACACAGCTTGTACCATTACTGGCGAATTTGTTTTAG
- a CDS encoding PcfB family protein, protein MQEEVNEKTVSLCITGGKVTVRLLKQAMMRFLAAIEKEKAEKARKQQVKGPPDKDYHGKQSLKKLAQQNVQLSNIEITDNNIKAFEKVAKKYSIDFSLKRDKAVDPPRYFVFFKARDVDVMTAAFREFTGKTLNKTKKPSVRKKLQQAIAARSQDKQREREKSKEKQKEPTL, encoded by the coding sequence ATGCAGGAAGAAGTGAATGAAAAAACAGTGTCCCTGTGTATCACTGGCGGAAAAGTGACAGTTCGCTTATTGAAACAGGCAATGATGCGTTTTCTGGCAGCAATAGAGAAAGAAAAAGCAGAGAAAGCAAGAAAACAGCAGGTAAAAGGACCGCCAGATAAAGATTATCATGGGAAGCAGAGTTTAAAGAAGCTGGCACAGCAGAATGTTCAGCTTTCCAACATTGAGATTACGGATAACAATATTAAGGCTTTTGAAAAAGTGGCAAAAAAATATAGCATTGATTTTAGCCTGAAACGTGATAAGGCCGTAGATCCACCGAGATATTTTGTTTTCTTCAAGGCAAGGGATGTGGATGTGATGACAGCGGCATTTCGGGAATTTACCGGAAAGACATTGAATAAAACAAAGAAACCGTCTGTCCGTAAGAAATTACAGCAGGCAATCGCAGCCCGCAGCCAGGATAAACAGAGAGAACGGGAAAAATCGAAAGAAAAACAGAAGGAGCCGACCTTATGA
- a CDS encoding SpaA isopeptide-forming pilin-related protein codes for MKMRFKRFLSGFMAVATLASVIIQPVAVSASELEPEEIPFEQQYAELKDVQDSLDPDEIVKANDIELSYGQEFDVEVDLSGIEGVDESKIKILFHEAKNETGTDFDTHTPDTYKAVYAVKPVSGHPAYRISRNITVKEPETEVQSERSSDSTVNVEDDTGDTEQSEEDSESHRETQNSESTADLESELTVSEVLEQAESNGIDLYAMEAGETVTFMAAAGNARSSQQVSVTRGAEYRYADYGYGTYLTYQYTVKFGNISATAYCVQPSKPGPGSGTYTINKVGDGKTLAKVCYYGTKASGDDGFFTEENGYGNLSTGARFILVHLAASYANGSGDAFSGANSTAQNLAMKLYNYCISQPEIPDVAMSFSDADVKAYVDGNSQRTKDITFNADALQTITMKLPAGVQLHNLTTGKINKAGESVEICGGTKFYLSAPLTQVSDVAGSWSATMKGSITKDYSAYKISTGSGNQDLALVFGEGVDDEKYVDFKVSWVQQASVKVIKKDAKSDAKLSGAVFGLYSDAECTKLITQLPATDENGEASVQITKTQDTVYLKEITAPSGYRINATAYNVKLEVSKTTTVTVPDEEQMGQLTVYKEGEVLVGADVTENGTTFKYEKRRQSGAVYDVYAGADIKTAYGTKVYSKGDLVKENLTTDTNGATVLKNLYLGTYIVKEKQAPTGFYNAGEEKTVTLSYAGQNVDVVFTETTFTNDRQKVEVMVTKQDEDTENPLAGGIFGLYAASDITNVDGTVIVKKGTLIQKVTTGADGTAKFTADLPLGFSYDVKEVQAPEGYVRNTDDVYTFAFSYTNDKEAKQTFKHTFKNERVTAKISLQKQDKETKKAVPQGDATLEKAVYGLYAREDIVHPYGATGVIYKAGEQVATLTTDENGQAFVDGLYLGNYYVKEITPPTGYLADEEEHDLVCNYEGDLVAEVKRDCLSLEQVMKQPFQIIKAANNGKTDADLLKGAGFTAYLVSSLKVKEDGSYDFDSAKPVVIGENGATEIFTDEKGYACSIAIPYGTYIVRETTTPHNYTPVDDFTVRITENNPNQPQTWRVLLDDEFEAKLKIIKQDDETKKAVLQKNTEFKIFNMDTEKYVEQVTTYPTTVKHKSYFTDEQGYLILPQNLKIGHYHIEEVNAPYGYTLNENYYEVTVDSNTAYQMDGISGDVIIEAVYENHPVKGELTIVKKGEVLDGFKDDFTYQTENREGAEFEIYAAEDIYTADFQKDDNGNRILEYAAGTLVKTVTTDKDGKAVLKNLPLGSYKIVEKTAPDGFALNSEAQIMTFSYKDQETPVIEQTAIFENDRQKVEISVVKQDADTEAAVAGAEFGLYAKNDMKGHGAVIVKAGTLLGKAVSGEDGKAVFTQDLPFGEYYIKELAAPDGYVSSDEVMEVKAEYQGQDVKVVQLSSVFKNQPTKVVVSKSDLTTGVELSGATLTVLDKAGNAVDTWKSVKGEQHLIERLTVGETYTLREEMAPYGYLKAEEITFTIEDTGEIQKVEMKDDVPTGTIIINKNGEFLDKVTALDSVGGWISHLFQYVTGSLKDVTFEVYALEDVKSADGESEDHYKKDELVATITTDDTGIAKISGLPLGKYYVKEKATVEGFVLDDEAREIDLTYRDQDTAEVTYSADWQNNRQKVEVKVVKKEKDSDRVLEGAVFALCVKDDITGADGKVILKADTVIEELATDKEGKLTFTADLPIDFAYYIKETSPAPGFATTDETQEFTFEYGGAEKEKVFYAFTFEDEPTVIEITKTSLTDGKELEGAKLQVTDESGKVVDSWTSGKEAHIIKELVVGQKYTLTETKPADGYVTAESITFTVEDTAKPQKIEMKDDVTKVEISKTDISGKELPGAKLTILDKDGKTVESWTSEEKPHYIEMLPMGEYTLREESAPDGYLVAEDVKFTVEDTGEIQKVVMKDEVKPEETPTPETPSTQVTDTPKTGDNTHMLIWILLAIAGMAGSVSAVWIAKKRK; via the coding sequence ATGAAAATGAGATTCAAAAGATTCTTGTCCGGATTTATGGCAGTCGCAACACTGGCTTCTGTCATTATTCAGCCAGTAGCAGTTTCGGCTTCTGAATTAGAACCGGAAGAAATACCATTTGAACAGCAGTATGCAGAATTAAAAGACGTTCAAGATTCCCTTGATCCGGATGAAATCGTAAAGGCAAATGACATTGAACTTTCTTATGGGCAGGAATTTGATGTAGAAGTTGATCTGTCTGGAATCGAAGGTGTAGATGAAAGTAAGATCAAGATTTTATTCCATGAAGCAAAGAATGAAACTGGTACAGATTTCGACACACATACACCGGATACTTACAAGGCTGTCTATGCAGTAAAACCAGTCAGCGGTCATCCTGCTTATAGAATCAGCAGAAATATTACAGTGAAAGAACCGGAAACAGAAGTGCAGTCAGAGCGTTCTTCGGACAGTACAGTGAATGTTGAGGATGATACTGGGGATACGGAGCAGAGCGAGGAGGATTCGGAGTCGCACCGGGAAACACAAAATTCTGAAAGCACAGCAGATTTGGAATCTGAATTAACCGTTTCAGAAGTACTGGAACAGGCAGAGAGTAATGGCATTGATCTGTATGCAATGGAAGCCGGAGAAACAGTGACCTTTATGGCTGCGGCGGGCAATGCCAGAAGTTCACAGCAGGTTTCTGTGACCAGAGGAGCAGAATACCGATATGCAGATTATGGATATGGAACATATCTTACTTATCAGTACACTGTAAAATTCGGTAATATATCTGCCACAGCATACTGTGTGCAGCCATCCAAACCAGGGCCAGGAAGTGGAACCTATACGATCAATAAAGTTGGTGATGGGAAAACACTTGCAAAAGTGTGCTATTACGGTACAAAGGCTTCCGGTGATGATGGTTTTTTTACAGAAGAAAACGGATACGGCAATTTAAGTACAGGAGCCAGATTTATCTTGGTACATCTGGCAGCATCTTATGCAAATGGAAGTGGGGATGCTTTTTCAGGTGCAAACAGTACAGCACAGAATCTGGCAATGAAACTCTATAATTACTGTATTTCACAGCCGGAAATTCCAGATGTGGCAATGTCCTTTTCGGATGCAGATGTAAAAGCCTATGTGGATGGCAACAGTCAGAGAACAAAGGATATTACATTTAATGCGGATGCGTTACAGACCATTACCATGAAACTTCCGGCAGGTGTACAGCTTCATAACCTGACAACAGGTAAAATAAATAAAGCCGGAGAAAGTGTGGAAATTTGTGGTGGTACAAAGTTTTATCTGTCTGCACCATTAACACAGGTGAGTGATGTGGCAGGAAGCTGGTCTGCAACCATGAAAGGAAGCATTACCAAAGATTATTCAGCTTATAAGATTTCAACAGGTTCCGGAAACCAGGATCTGGCTCTGGTATTTGGTGAAGGCGTTGATGATGAGAAATATGTAGATTTTAAAGTATCTTGGGTACAGCAGGCAAGTGTTAAGGTGATCAAGAAAGATGCCAAGTCAGACGCAAAGCTGTCTGGTGCTGTGTTTGGATTATACAGTGATGCAGAATGCACAAAACTGATCACACAGTTACCTGCGACGGATGAAAACGGTGAAGCGTCCGTACAGATCACTAAGACACAGGATACTGTATATCTGAAAGAGATTACAGCTCCAAGCGGATATCGTATCAATGCAACAGCTTACAATGTGAAACTGGAAGTCAGCAAGACCACAACCGTTACCGTTCCAGATGAAGAACAGATGGGACAGCTTACCGTTTATAAAGAAGGTGAGGTTCTGGTTGGTGCAGATGTAACAGAAAACGGAACAACATTTAAGTATGAGAAACGCAGACAGAGTGGTGCTGTTTATGATGTGTATGCTGGAGCAGATATTAAAACTGCTTATGGTACAAAAGTTTACAGCAAGGGTGATCTGGTAAAAGAGAATCTGACAACAGATACAAACGGAGCTACCGTTCTTAAAAATCTGTATCTTGGTACATATATCGTAAAAGAGAAACAGGCTCCGACAGGATTCTATAATGCCGGAGAGGAAAAGACAGTAACATTATCCTATGCAGGACAGAATGTGGATGTTGTTTTCACTGAGACAACCTTTACTAATGACAGACAGAAAGTAGAAGTAATGGTAACAAAACAGGATGAAGATACAGAAAATCCTCTGGCTGGAGGAATCTTTGGACTTTATGCTGCAAGTGACATTACCAACGTGGATGGAACCGTCATTGTAAAGAAAGGGACACTGATCCAGAAAGTGACAACAGGAGCAGACGGAACAGCGAAGTTTACAGCAGACCTGCCGCTTGGATTTTCTTATGATGTGAAAGAAGTGCAGGCACCGGAAGGGTATGTGAGAAACACAGATGATGTTTATACGTTTGCTTTCTCTTATACGAATGATAAAGAAGCAAAACAGACATTCAAGCATACATTCAAAAATGAACGTGTGACAGCTAAGATTTCTCTGCAGAAGCAGGATAAAGAAACCAAAAAGGCAGTTCCACAGGGTGATGCCACTCTGGAAAAAGCAGTATATGGACTGTATGCTCGTGAGGATATTGTGCATCCGTATGGTGCTACTGGCGTGATCTATAAAGCAGGAGAACAGGTTGCCACTCTTACGACAGATGAGAATGGACAGGCTTTTGTGGATGGATTATATCTTGGTAATTACTATGTGAAAGAGATTACTCCTCCAACTGGTTATCTGGCAGATGAAGAAGAACATGATCTAGTCTGCAATTACGAAGGAGATCTTGTAGCAGAAGTAAAACGTGACTGTCTGTCTCTGGAGCAGGTAATGAAACAGCCATTCCAGATTATCAAGGCGGCAAATAACGGAAAGACCGATGCCGACTTACTGAAAGGGGCAGGATTTACCGCTTATCTGGTATCTTCCCTGAAAGTAAAAGAGGATGGAAGCTATGATTTTGATTCTGCAAAACCGGTAGTGATCGGGGAAAACGGAGCAACAGAAATCTTTACAGATGAAAAAGGTTATGCCTGCAGTATTGCGATTCCTTATGGAACTTATATTGTGCGTGAAACCACGACACCTCATAATTACACTCCGGTAGATGATTTTACAGTGCGTATCACTGAGAACAACCCGAACCAGCCACAGACATGGAGAGTGCTTCTGGATGACGAGTTTGAAGCGAAACTGAAAATCATCAAACAGGATGATGAGACGAAAAAGGCAGTGCTTCAGAAGAATACAGAGTTCAAGATTTTCAACATGGACACTGAGAAATATGTGGAGCAGGTAACAACTTATCCGACTACAGTAAAACATAAATCCTATTTTACAGATGAGCAGGGATATTTGATTCTTCCGCAGAATCTTAAAATCGGACATTATCACATTGAGGAAGTAAATGCACCTTATGGATATACTTTGAATGAAAATTACTATGAGGTAACAGTAGATTCCAATACTGCATACCAGATGGACGGAATTTCCGGGGATGTGATCATTGAAGCAGTTTATGAGAACCATCCTGTTAAGGGTGAACTGACTATCGTGAAAAAGGGCGAAGTTCTGGACGGATTCAAGGATGATTTTACATATCAGACAGAAAATCGGGAAGGGGCAGAGTTTGAGATTTACGCTGCCGAGGACATCTATACTGCAGATTTCCAGAAAGATGATAATGGAAACCGTATTCTGGAATATGCTGCTGGAACACTGGTAAAAACGGTTACAACGGATAAAGATGGAAAAGCGGTCCTGAAAAATCTGCCGCTTGGAAGCTATAAGATTGTTGAAAAGACAGCACCGGATGGCTTTGCTTTAAACAGTGAAGCACAGATCATGACTTTTTCTTACAAAGATCAGGAAACACCAGTCATTGAACAGACAGCTATCTTTGAAAATGACCGTCAGAAAGTAGAAATTTCTGTGGTAAAACAGGATGCTGATACAGAAGCAGCCGTTGCAGGAGCAGAGTTTGGACTTTATGCAAAGAATGATATGAAAGGTCATGGAGCTGTAATTGTGAAAGCAGGCACACTGCTTGGAAAAGCTGTTTCCGGAGAAGATGGAAAGGCTGTATTTACACAGGATCTTCCATTTGGTGAGTATTATATCAAAGAACTTGCAGCACCAGATGGTTATGTATCTTCTGATGAAGTTATGGAAGTAAAAGCAGAATATCAGGGACAGGATGTTAAGGTAGTACAGTTATCTTCTGTATTTAAGAACCAGCCTACAAAGGTTGTAGTTTCCAAGTCTGATTTAACTACTGGCGTGGAATTGTCAGGTGCGACACTTACTGTTCTGGACAAAGCTGGAAATGCAGTTGATACATGGAAATCTGTAAAAGGCGAGCAGCATCTGATTGAACGACTTACCGTAGGGGAAACCTATACTCTCAGAGAAGAAATGGCTCCTTATGGATACCTCAAGGCAGAAGAGATCACTTTTACGATTGAGGATACCGGGGAAATCCAGAAAGTTGAAATGAAAGATGATGTGCCAACAGGAACGATTATCATCAATAAAAATGGAGAATTTCTGGATAAAGTAACTGCACTGGATTCCGTTGGAGGCTGGATCAGCCATTTATTCCAGTATGTAACAGGCAGTCTGAAAGATGTTACTTTTGAAGTTTATGCTTTAGAAGATGTGAAGTCTGCTGACGGAGAAAGTGAAGATCATTATAAAAAAGATGAGCTGGTGGCAACCATTACAACAGATGATACCGGTATTGCAAAAATATCCGGACTTCCGCTTGGCAAATACTATGTAAAAGAAAAAGCTACAGTAGAAGGCTTTGTTCTGGATGATGAAGCAAGAGAGATTGATCTGACATACCGGGATCAGGATACTGCAGAGGTTACTTACTCTGCTGACTGGCAGAATAACCGCCAGAAAGTAGAAGTGAAAGTTGTGAAAAAAGAGAAAGATTCTGATCGTGTACTGGAAGGTGCGGTATTTGCCCTCTGTGTCAAGGATGATATTACAGGAGCAGACGGAAAAGTAATTCTGAAAGCAGATACTGTGATCGAGGAACTGGCAACAGACAAAGAAGGAAAGCTGACTTTTACGGCAGATTTACCGATTGATTTTGCGTATTATATCAAAGAAACATCTCCGGCACCTGGATTTGCAACGACAGATGAAACACAGGAGTTCACGTTTGAGTATGGAGGTGCAGAAAAGGAAAAAGTATTTTATGCTTTTACCTTTGAGGACGAGCCGACTGTAATCGAGATCACTAAGACTTCCCTGACAGACGGAAAAGAACTGGAAGGAGCTAAGTTACAGGTAACTGATGAAAGCGGTAAAGTTGTAGATTCCTGGACTTCCGGTAAAGAAGCTCATATCATCAAAGAACTGGTAGTCGGACAGAAATATACTCTGACAGAAACAAAACCGGCAGATGGTTATGTGACAGCAGAAAGCATCACGTTTACCGTTGAAGACACTGCAAAGCCACAGAAAATAGAAATGAAAGATGATGTGACCAAGGTAGAAATTTCCAAAACAGATATTTCCGGTAAGGAACTGCCAGGAGCAAAACTGACCATTCTTGACAAAGACGGTAAGACAGTAGAGAGCTGGACTTCTGAGGAAAAACCACACTACATAGAAATGCTTCCGATGGGGGAGTATACACTTCGTGAAGAGTCTGCCCCTGATGGATATCTGGTAGCGGAAGATGTGAAATTTACAGTGGAGGATACCGGAGAGATCCAGAAAGTAGTGATGAAAGATGAGGTAAAACCGGAAGAAACACCAACACCGGAAACACCGTCTACACAGGTAACAGATACACCGAAAACCGGAGATAATACACACATGCTGATTTGGATTTTGCTTGCGATTGCAGGCATGGCAGGCAGTGTATCAGCAGTCTGGATTGCAAAAAAAAGAAAATAA
- a CDS encoding VirD4-like conjugal transfer protein, CD1115 family, with amino-acid sequence MSGIKNIKKKLKGFQVRPPNAEVIKKVLLHIPYVVVFYVVNKCTWLYQYCRGSTVVDRLMVLLMNYPLAFKKLLPSIQPKSLAAGTIAAVSVWAVVYFKGKNGKKFRQGEEYGSARWGNEKDIAPFIDPVFENNILLTQTERLTMNSRPKKPKYARNKNVIVIGGSGSGKTRFYVKPQLMQMPDNVSFVVTDPKGTIIVECGKMLARGTPKKDKNGKILRDKNGRVVMAPYKIKVLNTINFAKSMHYNPFHYICSEKDILKLVNTIMVNTKGEGEKSSEDFWTKAERLLYCALIGYIYYEAPEEEQNFSTLLEFINASETREEDEEFKNAVDLLFEELERDEPNHFAVRQYKKYKLAAGKTAKSILISCGARLAPFDIAELRELMSYDEMELDMIGDQRTALFIVISDTDDTFNFVVAMMYSQLFNLLCDRADDVHHGRLPYHVRILCDEFANIGQIPKFDKLIATIRSREISASIILQSQSQLKTIYKDAAETITGNCDTMLFLGGKESTTLKEISETLGKETIDLYNTSDTRGQSRSYGLNYQKTGKELMSRDELAVMDGNKCILQLRGVRPFYSDKFDITKHKRYKQLSDYDKKNEFHVEEYMKHQMEVRLDPEEQFDLYMYEGSELEEQSNSENEGTEHVT; translated from the coding sequence ATGAGTGGGATAAAAAATATAAAGAAAAAACTGAAAGGATTTCAGGTGCGTCCCCCGAATGCAGAAGTGATAAAAAAGGTTCTGTTGCATATTCCGTATGTGGTTGTATTTTATGTGGTAAATAAATGCACCTGGCTGTATCAATATTGCAGAGGCAGTACAGTGGTGGACAGGCTGATGGTTCTTCTTATGAACTATCCGTTAGCGTTTAAAAAGTTGTTGCCGAGTATACAACCGAAAAGTCTGGCTGCGGGAACTATCGCAGCAGTCAGTGTGTGGGCAGTGGTATATTTCAAAGGAAAGAATGGAAAGAAGTTTCGCCAAGGGGAGGAATATGGTTCTGCCAGATGGGGAAATGAAAAGGATATAGCACCTTTTATTGATCCGGTCTTTGAGAATAATATTCTGTTGACACAAACGGAACGTCTGACCATGAACAGCAGACCAAAGAAACCAAAGTATGCCAGAAACAAGAATGTCATAGTAATCGGGGGATCTGGCAGCGGCAAGACCAGATTTTATGTGAAACCACAGCTTATGCAGATGCCGGATAATGTGAGCTTTGTGGTTACTGATCCCAAGGGGACAATTATCGTAGAATGTGGTAAGATGTTAGCACGAGGGACACCGAAGAAAGATAAAAATGGGAAAATCCTGCGTGATAAAAATGGCAGAGTGGTAATGGCTCCTTACAAAATCAAGGTGCTGAATACTATCAACTTTGCCAAAAGTATGCACTATAATCCGTTTCATTACATTTGTTCGGAAAAAGATATTCTGAAACTGGTAAATACGATCATGGTAAATACCAAAGGAGAGGGAGAAAAATCTTCCGAGGATTTCTGGACAAAAGCGGAACGTCTGCTGTATTGTGCTTTGATTGGTTATATCTATTATGAAGCACCAGAGGAAGAACAGAATTTTTCAACCCTGCTGGAATTTATCAATGCCAGTGAAACCAGGGAAGAAGATGAAGAGTTTAAAAATGCAGTGGATCTGTTATTTGAGGAGCTGGAAAGAGACGAGCCGAATCATTTTGCAGTAAGGCAGTATAAAAAATACAAGCTGGCTGCAGGAAAGACAGCAAAAAGTATTTTAATCAGTTGTGGTGCCAGACTCGCACCCTTTGATATTGCGGAACTGCGGGAGCTTATGTCTTATGATGAGATGGAGCTGGATATGATCGGAGATCAAAGAACTGCATTGTTTATTGTAATCTCTGATACGGATGATACATTTAACTTTGTGGTTGCCATGATGTACAGTCAGCTTTTCAATCTGTTATGTGATAGAGCCGATGACGTTCATCATGGAAGACTGCCTTATCATGTAAGAATCCTCTGTGACGAGTTCGCAAATATCGGTCAGATTCCGAAGTTCGATAAGCTGATTGCAACGATCCGAAGCAGGGAAATTTCTGCTTCTATTATACTCCAGTCCCAGTCGCAGCTCAAGACCATTTACAAGGATGCAGCCGAAACCATTACCGGGAATTGCGACACAATGTTATTCCTTGGAGGTAAGGAAAGTACCACTCTGAAAGAAATTTCAGAAACACTGGGTAAGGAAACCATTGACTTATATAACACTTCTGATACAAGAGGACAGAGCAGGTCTTATGGTCTGAACTATCAGAAAACAGGAAAAGAACTGATGAGCCGGGATGAACTGGCAGTCATGGACGGCAACAAGTGTATTTTACAGCTTCGTGGTGTCCGTCCGTTTTACAGTGATAAATTTGATATTACAAAACATAAACGGTATAAGCAGTTATCCGATTATGATAAAAAGAATGAGTTCCATGTGGAAGAATACATGAAACATCAGATGGAAGTCCGGTTAGATCCGGAAGAACAGTTCGACCTTTATATGTATGAAGGCAGTGAACTGGAAGAACAATCAAATAGTGAAAATGAAGGCACAGAGCATGTAACGTAA
- a CDS encoding PrgI family protein has protein sequence MAFVSVPKDLTKVKNKIIFNLTKRQLICLGIAAAVGLPFYFLSRGLIGSSNAATGMCLLMLPAFLFAMYEKDGLPLEKVLKNVITVKFIRPPVRKYEVENLYEKKRILTKAKGGTVRGKSKKR, from the coding sequence ATGGCTTTTGTATCAGTACCAAAAGATCTGACAAAAGTAAAAAATAAAATTATTTTCAATCTTACAAAACGACAGCTTATCTGCCTTGGTATTGCAGCGGCAGTAGGGCTTCCGTTTTATTTCCTGTCAAGGGGATTGATTGGTTCGAGTAATGCGGCAACCGGAATGTGTCTGCTGATGCTTCCGGCTTTTTTATTTGCCATGTATGAAAAAGATGGACTTCCTTTAGAGAAAGTCCTCAAAAACGTGATTACAGTAAAATTTATCCGTCCTCCGGTACGGAAATATGAGGTGGAAAACCTCTATGAAAAAAAGAGAATTTTGACAAAAGCGAAAGGAGGTACCGTTCGTGGAAAAAGTAAGAAACGATAA
- a CDS encoding VirB6/TrbL-like conjugal transfer protein, CD1112 family: MDKIFESIEEWMRNLLTGMVSSNLTNMFTDVNEKTGDIASQVGQTPQGWSGSIFSLIQNLSDSVIVPIAGMIITFVLCYELISMLTEKNNMHDIDTWMFFKYFFKMWVAVWFVSNAFTITMAIFDVGQNVVNRAAGVINQQTAINIDSVITSMETAMESMEVGELIILALETLLASLCLKVISVFITVILYGRMIEIYLYSSIGAIPFATMSNREWGQIGSNYLRGLFALAFQGFFIMVCVGIYSVLVANIQVSDNVHTALLSVMAYTVILCFSLMKTANFSKSIFNAH, encoded by the coding sequence ATGGATAAGATTTTTGAGTCCATAGAAGAATGGATGCGTAACCTCCTTACAGGCATGGTCAGCTCAAACCTGACGAACATGTTTACCGATGTGAATGAAAAAACCGGTGATATTGCAAGTCAGGTTGGGCAAACGCCCCAGGGCTGGAGTGGCAGTATTTTCAGCTTGATCCAAAATCTGTCGGATTCTGTGATTGTACCGATTGCCGGAATGATCATAACCTTTGTGTTGTGCTATGAGTTGATTTCCATGCTCACCGAAAAGAATAATATGCATGACATAGATACATGGATGTTTTTCAAATATTTTTTCAAGATGTGGGTAGCAGTCTGGTTCGTAAGCAATGCTTTTACGATCACAATGGCAATTTTTGATGTTGGGCAGAATGTAGTGAACCGGGCGGCAGGTGTTATCAACCAGCAGACGGCAATCAATATTGATTCGGTAATCACCTCGATGGAGACAGCAATGGAATCAATGGAAGTAGGGGAACTGATTATACTGGCACTGGAAACGCTTCTGGCGAGCCTGTGTTTAAAGGTTATATCCGTTTTTATAACGGTCATTTTATATGGTCGTATGATAGAAATTTATCTGTATTCGTCAATCGGTGCGATTCCATTTGCCACTATGAGCAACCGGGAATGGGGACAGATTGGAAGCAATTATTTAAGAGGATTGTTTGCACTGGCATTTCAGGGATTTTTTATCATGGTGTGTGTGGGCATTTATTCTGTGCTGGTTGCAAACATACAGGTATCAGACAATGTGCATACGGCACTGCTCAGTGTAATGGCATATACAGTGATACTGTGTTTCAGTCTTATGAAAACAGCTAATTTCTCAAAGAGCATCTTTAATGCACACTAA